A genome region from Geminicoccus roseus DSM 18922 includes the following:
- the rplX gene encoding 50S ribosomal protein L24 — MAAKVKKGDKVVVLTGRDKGRQGEILKVDPKEGRVVVQGVAVVKRHTKSTGMRESGIVEKEASIDASNVALVDPSDGKATRVGFKFLEDGRKVRFSKRTGELLDR; from the coding sequence ATGGCAGCCAAGGTCAAGAAGGGCGACAAGGTCGTCGTTCTCACTGGTCGCGACAAGGGCCGCCAGGGCGAGATCCTGAAGGTGGACCCGAAGGAAGGCCGCGTGGTCGTCCAGGGCGTGGCGGTGGTGAAACGCCACACCAAGTCGACCGGCATGCGCGAGAGCGGCATTGTCGAGAAGGAAGCTTCGATCGACGCGAGCAATGTCGCGCTGGTCGATCCGTCCGACGGCAAGGCCACCCGCGTCGGGTTCAAGTTCCTCGAAGACGGCCGCAAGGTCCGCTTTTCCAAGCGGACCGGCGAGCTGCTCGACCGGTGA
- the rplB gene encoding 50S ribosomal protein L2, which translates to MALKNYNPTTPSQRELVLVDKSELWKGSPVKTLTEGLSKSGGRNHYGRITTRHVGGGHKRSYRLIDFKRRKWDVVGTIERMEYDPNRTAFIALVRYDDGEQAYILAPQRLKVGDKVVAGERVDVKPGNAAPLKAIPVGTIVHNLELKAGKGGQVARSAGAFAQLIGRDGDYCQIRLNSGEIRRIRQDCMATIGAVSNPDHQNENLGKAGRKRWKGVRPTVRGVAMNPVDHPLGGGEGRTSGGRHPVSPWGQPTKGYRTRRNKRTTNMIVRSRHVAKKRGG; encoded by the coding sequence ATGGCGCTGAAGAACTACAACCCGACCACGCCTTCGCAGCGCGAGCTGGTGCTGGTCGACAAGTCGGAGCTCTGGAAGGGCAGCCCGGTCAAGACGCTGACCGAGGGTCTCTCCAAGTCCGGCGGCCGCAACCATTACGGCCGGATCACCACCCGCCACGTGGGTGGTGGCCACAAGCGCTCCTACCGGCTGATCGACTTCAAGCGTCGCAAGTGGGACGTGGTCGGCACGATCGAGCGGATGGAGTACGATCCGAACCGGACCGCGTTCATCGCGCTGGTGCGCTATGACGACGGCGAGCAGGCCTACATCCTGGCGCCGCAGCGGCTCAAGGTCGGCGACAAGGTGGTCGCGGGCGAGCGGGTCGACGTGAAGCCGGGCAATGCCGCCCCGCTGAAGGCGATCCCGGTCGGCACCATCGTGCACAACCTGGAGCTGAAGGCTGGCAAGGGCGGCCAGGTCGCCCGTTCGGCGGGCGCGTTCGCCCAGCTGATCGGCCGCGACGGCGACTACTGCCAGATCCGCCTGAACTCCGGCGAGATCCGCCGCATCCGGCAGGATTGCATGGCCACCATCGGTGCCGTGTCCAATCCCGACCACCAGAACGAGAATCTGGGCAAGGCCGGCCGCAAGCGCTGGAAGGGCGTCCGCCCGACCGTGCGTGGTGTCGCGATGAACCCGGTCGATCATCCGCTCGGCGGTGGTGAGGGCCGCACCTCGGGTGGCCGTCATCCGGTCAGCCCGTGGGGCCAGCCCACCAAGGGTTACCGGACCCGCCGCAACAAGCGTACCACCAACATGATCGTGCGGTCGCGGCACGTTGCCAAGAAGCGTGGAGGTTAA
- the rpsH gene encoding 30S ribosomal protein S8 gives MAMSDPLGDLLTRIRNGQLAAKGAVLAPKSTMHVRVLEVLKREGYIRGFGEVEQAPGKRSISVELKYHNGEPVIRELKRVSKPGRRVYAGVRDLPTIYNGLGIAIVSTPRGVMSDAEARAAHVGGEILCLVF, from the coding sequence ATGGCGATGTCCGATCCGCTCGGTGACTTGTTGACGCGCATCCGCAACGGCCAGCTGGCCGCCAAGGGTGCCGTCCTCGCGCCGAAGTCGACGATGCACGTGCGCGTGCTCGAGGTCCTGAAGCGCGAAGGCTATATTCGCGGCTTCGGTGAGGTAGAGCAGGCGCCTGGAAAGCGCTCGATCAGCGTCGAGCTGAAGTACCACAACGGCGAGCCGGTCATCCGCGAGCTGAAGCGGGTGAGCAAGCCCGGTCGCCGCGTCTATGCCGGCGTGCGCGATCTGCCGACCATTTATAATGGCCTGGGCATCGCGATCGTCTCGACGCCCCGGGGTGTGATGTCCGACGCGGAAGCTCGGGCGGCGCATGTCGGCGGCGAGATCTTGTGCCTGGTGTTCTGA
- the rpsE gene encoding 30S ribosomal protein S5, producing MARQRGDDRNDRDRGESEFMDRLVSINRVAKVVKGGRRFGFSALVVVGDGKGRVGYGSGKAREVPEAVRKATEAAKKGLIRVPLRQGRTLHHDTIGHFGAGRVLLRSAPPGTGVIAGGPMRMVFEALGIGDVVAKSLGTSNPHNMVKATFAALTTVASPRAVAAKRGKKVSDLIGRREAIEPKAE from the coding sequence ATGGCGCGTCAGCGCGGTGATGATCGCAACGACAGGGATCGCGGCGAGTCCGAGTTCATGGACCGGCTCGTCAGCATCAATCGTGTGGCGAAGGTGGTGAAGGGTGGCCGTCGTTTCGGCTTCTCGGCGCTGGTGGTCGTGGGCGACGGCAAGGGCCGGGTCGGCTATGGCAGCGGCAAGGCACGCGAAGTGCCGGAAGCGGTGCGCAAGGCGACCGAGGCTGCGAAGAAGGGGCTGATCCGGGTGCCGTTGCGCCAGGGTCGTACGCTGCATCATGACACGATCGGCCACTTCGGTGCCGGCCGGGTCCTGCTGCGCTCGGCTCCTCCTGGTACCGGCGTGATCGCCGGCGGCCCGATGCGCATGGTGTTCGAGGCTCTGGGCATTGGCGACGTGGTCGCCAAGTCGCTCGGCACCTCAAACCCGCACAACATGGTCAAGGCCACGTTTGCGGCGCTGACCACGGTGGCGAGCCCGCGGGCGGTCGCGGCCAAGCGCGGCAAGAAGGTCTCCGACCTGATCGGCCGCCGCGAGGCGATCGAGCCGAAGGCGGAGTGA
- the rplE gene encoding 50S ribosomal protein L5, whose amino-acid sequence MARLKTQYENTVRAALVEQFGYKNPMQVPKLDKIVINMAVGKATQDTKKLTNAVAQLTKIAGQKPVMTKARKSVANFKLREGMNIGCKVTLRRERMYEFLDRLINIAMPRIRDFRGVSPKSFDGRGNYAMGLKEQIIFPEISFDEVDENRGMDIIFCTTAKTNEEAKALLAAFSMPFTK is encoded by the coding sequence ATGGCACGTCTGAAGACACAGTACGAGAACACCGTCCGGGCCGCTCTCGTCGAACAGTTCGGCTACAAGAACCCGATGCAGGTTCCGAAGCTGGACAAGATCGTCATCAACATGGCGGTCGGCAAGGCTACGCAGGACACCAAGAAGCTCACCAACGCGGTGGCGCAGCTGACCAAGATCGCCGGCCAGAAGCCGGTGATGACCAAGGCGCGCAAGTCGGTGGCGAACTTCAAGCTGCGCGAGGGCATGAACATCGGCTGCAAGGTGACCTTGCGGCGCGAGCGCATGTACGAATTCCTCGATCGCCTGATCAACATCGCGATGCCGCGGATCCGCGACTTCCGTGGTGTGTCGCCGAAGAGCTTCGACGGCCGGGGCAACTATGCCATGGGCCTGAAGGAGCAGATCATCTTCCCGGAGATCTCGTTCGACGAAGTCGACGAGAACCGCGGCATGGATATCATCTTCTGCACCACCGCGAAGACGAACGAGGAGGCCAAGGCGCTCCTCGCGGCATTCAGCATGCCCTTCACGAAGTGA
- the rpsN gene encoding 30S ribosomal protein S14, whose product MAKKSSVEKNNQRRELVAKQAAKRAELKAIIKQKDIDDGDRFEAVLKLAELPRNGSKVRVRNRCEMTGRPRAFYRKLGLSRIALRDLASTGQIPGMVKSSW is encoded by the coding sequence GTGGCGAAGAAGAGTTCAGTTGAGAAGAACAACCAGCGTCGCGAGCTGGTGGCGAAGCAGGCCGCCAAGCGCGCTGAGTTGAAGGCGATCATCAAGCAGAAGGACATCGACGACGGCGACCGGTTCGAAGCCGTGCTGAAGCTGGCCGAACTGCCGCGGAACGGATCCAAGGTCCGTGTTCGCAACCGTTGCGAGATGACCGGCAGGCCGCGTGCCTTTTACCGGAAGCTCGGTCTTTCTCGTATCGCATTGCGGGACTTGGCATCCACGGGGCAGATCCCCGGGATGGTCAAGTCGAGCTGGTAA
- the rplC gene encoding 50S ribosomal protein L3, which translates to MRTGLLAQKMGMTRLFGIDGSHVPVTVLKVEDCEVVAVRTGDKDGYTAVQLGVGPKSAKNVTKPMRGHFAKAKVEPKAYVAEFRVADDAVLDVGARLTVEHFVEGQFVDVTGISIGRGFAGVMKRHNFGGLRASHGVSVSHRSHGSTGNRQDPGRTFPGKKMAGHMGAKQRTVLNLEVFGVDEERGLLLVKGAVPGSEGSWVRVRDAVKKALPKDAPYPAGVLAAGAE; encoded by the coding sequence ATGCGTACGGGGCTGTTGGCCCAGAAAATGGGTATGACGCGGTTGTTCGGCATCGACGGAAGTCACGTGCCGGTCACCGTTCTCAAGGTCGAGGACTGCGAGGTTGTCGCGGTCCGCACCGGCGACAAGGACGGCTACACCGCCGTCCAGCTCGGTGTAGGTCCGAAAAGTGCCAAGAATGTGACCAAGCCGATGCGCGGCCACTTCGCCAAGGCGAAGGTCGAGCCGAAGGCCTATGTCGCGGAGTTCCGGGTCGCCGACGATGCGGTGCTGGACGTGGGTGCGCGCCTGACGGTGGAGCACTTCGTCGAGGGCCAGTTCGTCGACGTCACCGGCATCTCGATCGGCCGCGGTTTCGCGGGCGTCATGAAGCGCCACAATTTCGGCGGCCTGCGGGCGTCGCACGGCGTGTCGGTTTCGCACCGCTCGCACGGCTCGACCGGTAACCGCCAGGATCCGGGCCGCACGTTCCCGGGCAAGAAGATGGCCGGCCACATGGGCGCCAAGCAGCGCACCGTGCTGAACCTGGAAGTGTTCGGCGTGGACGAGGAGCGCGGCCTGTTACTGGTCAAGGGCGCCGTCCCGGGTTCCGAAGGGTCCTGGGTCCGGGTTCGCGATGCGGTGAAGAAGGCCTTGCCGAAGGATGCGCCGTATCCGGCCGGTGTTCTCGCTGCGGGAGCCGAGTGA
- the rplN gene encoding 50S ribosomal protein L14: protein MIMPETDLDVADNSGARRVQCIRVLGGSHRRWGSVGDVIVVAIKDAIPRGKVKKGDVAMAVVVRTAKEVSRPDGSAIRFDRNAAVLINKQGEPIGTRIFGPVTRELRARKFMKIISLAPEVL, encoded by the coding sequence ATGATCATGCCCGAGACCGATCTCGATGTTGCCGACAACTCGGGAGCGCGTCGGGTCCAGTGCATTCGTGTACTGGGTGGCTCGCATCGTAGGTGGGGTTCTGTTGGCGACGTCATCGTCGTCGCCATCAAGGACGCCATACCGCGCGGCAAGGTAAAGAAGGGCGACGTGGCCATGGCCGTTGTCGTCCGGACGGCAAAGGAAGTGTCGCGGCCCGACGGGTCGGCGATCCGTTTCGACCGCAACGCGGCCGTCCTCATCAACAAGCAGGGTGAGCCGATCGGCACCCGCATCTTCGGGCCTGTGACCCGCGAGCTGCGTGCCCGTAAGTTCATGAAGATCATCTCCCTCGCGCCCGAGGTGTTGTGA
- the rpmD gene encoding 50S ribosomal protein L30, with the protein MGTIKVTQVKSPIGRRKDQRETLVGLGLNKLHRTRVLADNPATRGRVEKVKHLVVFETLDGAETAKG; encoded by the coding sequence ATGGGCACGATCAAGGTCACCCAGGTGAAGAGCCCGATCGGGCGACGCAAGGACCAGCGCGAGACGCTGGTCGGCCTGGGTCTGAACAAGTTGCACCGTACCCGCGTCCTGGCCGATAACCCGGCCACGCGCGGTCGGGTCGAGAAGGTCAAGCACCTGGTGGTGTTCGAGACTCTCGACGGTGCCGAGACGGCCAAGGGCTGA
- the rpsQ gene encoding 30S ribosomal protein S17, with the protein MPRRVLHGQVVSDVADKTVVVKVERQVMHPLYKKYIKSTKKYMAHDESNRFKIGDTVMIRECRPLSARKRWEVLVEDAAAPAAEA; encoded by the coding sequence ATGCCGCGTCGCGTACTGCATGGGCAGGTGGTCAGTGACGTCGCCGACAAGACCGTCGTGGTCAAGGTCGAGCGGCAGGTGATGCACCCGCTCTATAAAAAGTACATCAAGAGCACCAAGAAATACATGGCTCACGACGAGTCGAACCGATTCAAGATCGGCGATACTGTCATGATCCGTGAGTGCCGGCCCCTTTCGGCGCGCAAGCGTTGGGAAGTGCTGGTCGAGGACGCAGCGGCTCCGGCTGCAGAGGCGTGA
- the rpsJ gene encoding 30S ribosomal protein S10: MDAQNIRIRLKAFDHRVLDQSVREIVGTAKRTGARVRGPIPLPNRIEKFTVLRSPHVDKKSREQFEIRTHKRLLDIVDPTPQTVDALMKLDLASGVDVEIKL; encoded by the coding sequence ATGGACGCGCAGAATATCAGAATTCGGCTCAAGGCTTTCGATCACCGCGTGCTCGATCAGTCGGTGAGGGAAATCGTCGGCACGGCGAAGCGGACCGGGGCGCGCGTGCGCGGCCCGATCCCTCTGCCCAATCGTATCGAGAAGTTCACGGTGCTCCGCTCGCCGCACGTCGATAAGAAGAGCCGTGAGCAGTTCGAAATCCGGACGCACAAGCGCCTTCTCGACATCGTCGACCCCACTCCGCAGACCGTGGACGCGCTGATGAAGCTCGACCTGGCGTCGGGTGTGGACGTCGAGATCAAGCTCTGA
- the rpmC gene encoding 50S ribosomal protein L29 encodes MNASEIRNEGRKALIDRLLGLKKEQFNLRFQKATGQLEGTARIREVRKDIARVKTVLREQAVSAKTGA; translated from the coding sequence ATGAACGCTTCGGAAATTCGTAATGAAGGCCGCAAGGCTCTGATCGACCGGCTGCTGGGCCTGAAGAAGGAGCAGTTCAACCTGCGCTTTCAGAAGGCGACCGGGCAGCTGGAAGGGACGGCCCGGATTCGCGAGGTCCGCAAGGACATTGCGCGGGTCAAGACGGTTCTGCGCGAGCAGGCCGTCTCGGCTAAGACCGGCGCCTGA
- the rpsC gene encoding 30S ribosomal protein S3: protein MGHKVNPVGLRVGINRTWDSRWFAENNYAKMLKEDLQIREFLEKRLSNAGVSRVVIERPAKKARVMIYTARPGVVIGKKGEAIEVLRREVAQRCSADVHLNIVEVRKPELDAKLIAESIAQQLVRRVTFRRAMKRAVQAAMRLGALGIRVHCSGRLGGAEIARSEWYREGRVPLHTLRASIDFAKATAHTPYGTNGIKVWVFRGEIMEHDPSAYDRRMTEAAPARG from the coding sequence ATGGGTCACAAGGTAAATCCCGTCGGGCTGCGGGTCGGCATCAATCGTACCTGGGATTCGCGCTGGTTCGCGGAAAACAACTACGCGAAGATGCTGAAGGAAGATCTCCAGATCCGCGAGTTCCTGGAGAAGCGCCTCTCGAACGCCGGCGTCTCGCGCGTGGTGATCGAGCGCCCGGCCAAGAAGGCCCGGGTGATGATCTACACCGCCCGTCCGGGCGTGGTGATCGGCAAGAAGGGCGAGGCGATCGAGGTGCTGCGGCGGGAAGTCGCCCAGCGCTGCTCGGCCGACGTGCACCTCAACATCGTCGAGGTCCGCAAGCCGGAGCTGGACGCCAAGCTGATCGCCGAGAGCATCGCGCAGCAGCTGGTGCGCCGCGTCACCTTCCGCCGCGCGATGAAGCGTGCGGTGCAGGCGGCGATGCGCCTGGGCGCGCTGGGCATCCGGGTGCATTGCTCGGGCCGCCTGGGCGGCGCCGAGATCGCCCGGTCGGAATGGTATCGCGAGGGCCGGGTGCCGCTGCACACGCTGCGCGCCAGCATCGATTTCGCCAAGGCCACCGCGCATACGCCGTACGGTACGAACGGGATCAAGGTGTGGGTGTTCCGTGGCGAGATCATGGAGCACGACCCCTCCGCGTACGATCGGCGCATGACCGAAGCCGCGCCGGCACGGGGTTGA
- the rplR gene encoding 50S ribosomal protein L18: MVKVDERFERRRRRVRFAIRQRASGRARLSVFRSSCHIYAQVIDDLRGVTVAAASTIEPTLRGELKTGADSEAAKRVGLLLAERAKAAGIDTVVFDRGGYQYHGRVKALADGAREGGLSF, from the coding sequence ATGGTGAAGGTGGACGAGCGCTTCGAGCGTCGCCGGCGTCGGGTTCGCTTCGCGATCCGGCAGCGGGCTTCCGGCCGTGCCCGGCTGTCGGTGTTCCGGTCGAGCTGCCACATCTACGCCCAGGTCATCGACGACCTGAGGGGCGTGACGGTGGCGGCAGCCTCGACGATCGAGCCGACGTTGCGCGGCGAGCTGAAGACCGGTGCGGACAGCGAGGCGGCCAAGCGGGTCGGCTTGCTGCTCGCCGAGCGCGCCAAGGCGGCCGGTATCGATACGGTAGTGTTCGATCGTGGTGGTTATCAGTACCACGGTCGTGTGAAGGCTCTGGCCGACGGCGCCCGCGAGGGCGGCCTGTCGTTCTGA
- the rpsS gene encoding 30S ribosomal protein S19 gives MARSVWKGPFVDGYLFKKADAARRSGRNEIIKIWSRRSTIMPEFIGLTFAVHNGKKHLPVYVTDNMVGHKFGEFAPTRTFTGHGADKKAKRG, from the coding sequence GTGGCCCGTTCAGTCTGGAAGGGTCCGTTCGTCGACGGCTATCTGTTCAAGAAAGCCGATGCCGCACGGCGTTCGGGCCGCAACGAGATCATCAAGATCTGGTCGCGTCGCTCGACCATCATGCCCGAGTTCATCGGCCTGACCTTCGCCGTCCACAACGGCAAGAAGCATCTGCCGGTCTACGTGACGGACAACATGGTCGGTCACAAGTTCGGCGAGTTCGCGCCGACCCGGACCTTCACGGGTCACGGTGCCGACAAGAAGGCGAAGAGGGGCTGA
- the rplF gene encoding 50S ribosomal protein L6, translated as MSRIGKHPVSVPAGTTVTVEGQTIKAKGKLGELSAVLHDAVSATYENGAITVLPREMDRQGRSLWGTSRSVVANLVKGVSEGFTEKLEISGVGYRAALDGSILNLQLGYSHDIKYAVPKEIKVVVDTPTSIQISGADKQKVGQLASEIRAFRLPEPYKGKGVKYAGETIRRKEGKKK; from the coding sequence ATGTCCCGTATCGGCAAGCACCCGGTCTCCGTACCGGCTGGCACCACCGTGACGGTGGAAGGCCAGACCATCAAGGCCAAGGGCAAGCTCGGCGAGCTGTCGGCGGTCCTGCACGACGCGGTTTCCGCGACCTACGAGAACGGCGCGATCACCGTGCTCCCGCGCGAGATGGACCGCCAGGGCCGCTCGCTATGGGGCACCTCCCGCTCGGTCGTCGCGAACCTGGTCAAGGGCGTGTCGGAAGGGTTCACGGAGAAGCTGGAGATCAGCGGCGTGGGTTACCGCGCGGCGCTGGACGGCTCGATCCTGAACCTGCAGCTCGGCTACAGCCACGACATCAAGTACGCGGTGCCGAAGGAGATCAAGGTCGTGGTCGACACCCCGACCTCGATCCAGATCAGCGGCGCCGACAAGCAGAAGGTCGGGCAGCTCGCTTCCGAGATCCGCGCGTTCCGCCTGCCGGAGCCCTACAAGGGCAAGGGCGTGAAGTACGCCGGCGAGACGATCCGTCGCAAAGAAGGCAAGAAGAAGTAA
- the rplD gene encoding 50S ribosomal protein L4 — protein MQIAVKTLDAEDAGTIDLIDSVFGLEPRADILQRVVLWQLAKRRAGTHKVKSRGEVAGSTAKIYKQKGTGRARHGNKRAPIFRTGGRAHGPTPRDHAIDLPKKVRALGLRMALSDKAKNGKLVVVDKLELDQPRTKELIARLGKLGLDKVLFVGPAELQLNFALASRNLTHVDVLPSVGANVYDILRSDQLVISKAAAQELQERLA, from the coding sequence ATGCAGATCGCCGTCAAGACGCTGGATGCCGAGGATGCCGGCACCATCGACCTGATCGATTCGGTGTTCGGCCTGGAGCCGCGCGCCGACATCCTGCAGCGCGTGGTGCTCTGGCAGCTGGCCAAGCGCCGTGCGGGCACCCACAAGGTGAAGAGCCGCGGCGAAGTCGCCGGCTCCACCGCCAAGATCTACAAGCAGAAGGGCACCGGCCGCGCCCGCCACGGCAACAAGCGCGCGCCGATCTTCCGCACCGGTGGCCGGGCCCACGGCCCGACGCCGCGCGACCACGCGATCGACCTTCCCAAGAAGGTCCGCGCGCTGGGTCTGCGGATGGCTCTTTCGGACAAGGCCAAGAACGGCAAGCTCGTCGTCGTCGACAAGCTGGAGCTGGACCAGCCGCGCACCAAGGAGCTGATCGCTCGCCTGGGCAAGCTCGGCCTGGACAAGGTGCTGTTCGTCGGCCCCGCCGAGCTGCAGCTCAACTTCGCGCTGGCCTCGCGCAACCTGACCCACGTGGACGTGCTCCCGTCGGTCGGCGCGAACGTCTATGACATCCTGCGCAGCGACCAGCTGGTGATCAGCAAGGCCGCGGCTCAGGAACTTCAGGAGCGCCTGGCATGA
- the rplP gene encoding 50S ribosomal protein L16 has translation MLQPKRTKYRKAFKGRIHGLAKGGAELNFGAFGLKAVEPARITARQIESARRAITRHLKRAGRVWIRIFPDVPVTSKPAEVRMGSGKGSVDRWVARVKPGRIMFEIDGVAPELAEAAIALGAAKLPIKARFVQREL, from the coding sequence ATGTTGCAGCCTAAGAGAACCAAGTACCGCAAGGCGTTCAAGGGCCGTATCCACGGCCTGGCCAAGGGCGGAGCGGAGCTCAACTTCGGCGCGTTCGGCCTGAAGGCGGTCGAGCCGGCGCGGATCACCGCCCGGCAGATCGAATCGGCCCGCCGCGCCATCACCCGTCACCTCAAGCGTGCCGGCCGCGTGTGGATCCGGATCTTCCCGGATGTGCCGGTCACCTCCAAGCCTGCCGAAGTCCGCATGGGCTCGGGCAAGGGGTCGGTGGATCGCTGGGTGGCCCGGGTGAAGCCTGGCCGGATCATGTTCGAGATCGACGGTGTCGCCCCTGAGCTGGCCGAAGCCGCGATCGCCCTGGGTGCTGCGAAGCTGCCGATCAAGGCCCGCTTCGTGCAGCGGGAGCTCTGA
- a CDS encoding 50S ribosomal protein L23: protein MNQERMYDIILAPVVTEKSTRISELNQVTFKVRGDAAKPEIKQAVEALFNVKVTAVNTMVTKGKTKRFKGKAYQRSDVKKAIVTLEAGQTIDVTTGI from the coding sequence ATGAACCAGGAGCGGATGTACGATATCATCCTCGCCCCGGTGGTGACCGAGAAGTCGACCCGGATCTCCGAGCTGAACCAGGTCACCTTCAAGGTGCGCGGCGATGCCGCGAAGCCCGAGATCAAGCAGGCCGTCGAGGCGCTGTTCAACGTCAAGGTCACCGCGGTCAACACCATGGTGACCAAGGGCAAGACCAAGCGCTTCAAGGGCAAGGCCTATCAGCGTTCGGACGTCAAGAAGGCGATCGTGACGCTCGAGGCGGGCCAGACCATCGACGTGACGACGGGGATCTGA
- the rplV gene encoding 50S ribosomal protein L22, whose amino-acid sequence MSKPKSERKVTANEAFAEDTLVRSSPQKLGLVAELIRGMSAGRAVTALEFSRKRVALEVQKTLKSAIANAENNHNLDVDRLVVAEAYVGKRFVMKRLHPRARGRAARVEKFYSRLRIVVREQSEGRA is encoded by the coding sequence ATGAGCAAGCCCAAGTCAGAGCGTAAGGTGACCGCCAACGAGGCGTTCGCCGAAGACACGCTGGTTCGCTCCAGCCCGCAGAAGCTGGGCCTGGTGGCCGAGCTGATCCGCGGCATGTCGGCCGGTCGGGCGGTCACCGCCCTGGAGTTCTCGCGCAAGCGGGTCGCCCTCGAGGTGCAGAAAACCTTGAAGTCGGCTATTGCGAATGCCGAGAACAATCACAACCTGGACGTTGACCGGTTGGTGGTCGCCGAGGCTTACGTGGGCAAGCGCTTCGTGATGAAGCGCCTGCATCCGCGTGCGCGCGGCCGTGCCGCCCGGGTGGAAAAGTTCTACAGCCGCCTGCGCATCGTCGTCCGTGAGCAGAGCGAGGGAAGGGCCTGA
- the tuf gene encoding elongation factor Tu has translation MAKETFKRTKPHANIGTVGHVDHGKTTLTAAITKILAEAGGASFTAYDQIDKAPEEKARGITINTAHVEYETEKRHYAHVDCPGHADYVKNMITGAAQMDGAILVVSAADGPMPQTREHILLARQVGVPALVVFLNKVDMVDDPELLELVELEVRELLSKYNFPGDDIPIIKGSALAALEGKDDAIGREQILALMKAVDEYIPQPERAVDKPFLMPIEDVFSISGRGTVVTGRVERGVVKVGEEVEIVGIKPTTKTTCTGVEMFRKLLDRGEAGDNVGVLLRGTKRDDVERGQVLCKPGSITPHTKFTAETYVLTKEEGGRHTPFFGNYRPQFYFRTTDVTGSVELPAGTEMVMPGDNVTMVVTLIAPIAMEQGLRFAIREGGRTVGAGVVAEVIQ, from the coding sequence ATGGCCAAAGAGACGTTCAAGCGGACGAAGCCGCACGCGAACATTGGTACGGTTGGTCACGTGGATCACGGCAAGACCACGCTGACGGCTGCGATCACGAAGATCCTGGCGGAGGCTGGCGGTGCGTCGTTCACGGCGTACGACCAGATCGACAAGGCGCCGGAGGAGAAGGCGCGCGGGATCACGATCAACACGGCGCATGTGGAGTACGAGACGGAGAAGCGGCACTACGCGCACGTCGACTGCCCTGGGCATGCCGACTACGTGAAGAACATGATCACCGGTGCGGCGCAGATGGACGGCGCGATCCTGGTGGTGTCGGCGGCGGACGGCCCGATGCCGCAGACGCGCGAGCACATCCTGTTGGCGCGCCAGGTGGGCGTTCCGGCGCTGGTGGTGTTCCTGAACAAGGTCGACATGGTCGACGACCCGGAGCTGCTCGAGCTGGTGGAGCTCGAGGTGCGTGAGCTTTTGTCGAAGTACAACTTCCCGGGCGACGACATCCCGATCATCAAGGGTTCGGCGCTGGCGGCGCTGGAAGGCAAGGACGACGCGATCGGCCGCGAGCAGATCCTGGCGCTGATGAAGGCGGTGGACGAGTACATTCCGCAGCCGGAGCGGGCGGTGGACAAGCCGTTCCTGATGCCGATCGAGGACGTGTTCTCGATCTCGGGCCGCGGCACGGTGGTGACCGGGCGCGTGGAGCGCGGGGTGGTGAAGGTCGGCGAGGAAGTCGAGATCGTGGGCATCAAGCCGACGACCAAGACGACCTGCACCGGCGTGGAGATGTTCCGCAAGCTGCTGGACCGTGGCGAGGCTGGCGACAATGTCGGCGTGCTGCTGCGCGGCACCAAGCGGGACGACGTGGAGCGCGGCCAGGTGCTGTGCAAGCCGGGCTCGATCACGCCGCACACCAAGTTCACCGCCGAGACCTATGTGCTGACCAAGGAAGAGGGCGGCCGGCACACGCCGTTCTTCGGCAACTACCGCCCGCAGTTCTACTTCCGGACCACGGACGTGACCGGGTCGGTGGAACTGCCGGCGGGCACCGAGATGGTGATGCCGGGCGACAACGTGACGATGGTGGTGACGCTGATCGCGCCCATCGCCATGGAGCAGGGCCTGCGCTTCGCGATCCGCGAGGGCGGCCGCACCGTCGGCGCCGGCGTCGTCGCCGAAGTCATTCAGTAA